A DNA window from Streptomyces canus contains the following coding sequences:
- a CDS encoding LacI family DNA-binding transcriptional regulator gives MPTMADVARSAGVSVATVSHVLNGTRPVLPHTRQAVLDAVDELGYTPNTLARSLVTSRTHSIGLAVSAISNPYFTEILQGVEAGALEHGYSLLIADPHDDPDHECKVVQLLHERRVDGMIVAPSADPRELVSYLGRHRVPTVFLDRVIDGVIEGVAGGGVEAPADGPQRFDQVCAENTGPTARLVTHLAGRGHRRIGLVAGLPGLSTTAERITGYRQGLTTARLPYDDDLVVHGDSESAGAERATATLLSLAAPPTALVTANNAMTIGTLRALRDRGLSVPDDLALCCFDDFAWADLFSPRLTAIAQPSREIGAQAVRVLLDRLAAPDRPARTVRLDCTFVHRTSCGCPDSGERGQPSQPSQPSQFSQPSQPSQPSQFEKGNVS, from the coding sequence ATGCCGACCATGGCCGACGTGGCACGCAGCGCGGGGGTGTCCGTGGCGACCGTCTCGCACGTCCTCAACGGCACCCGGCCGGTCCTGCCCCACACCCGCCAGGCCGTGCTGGACGCCGTCGACGAGCTCGGCTACACGCCCAACACCCTCGCCCGCTCCCTGGTGACCTCCCGCACCCACTCCATCGGGCTCGCGGTGTCGGCGATCAGCAACCCGTACTTCACGGAGATCCTCCAGGGCGTCGAGGCGGGTGCGCTGGAACACGGCTACAGCCTGCTCATCGCCGATCCGCACGACGATCCCGACCACGAGTGCAAGGTCGTCCAGCTGCTGCACGAGAGGCGTGTGGACGGCATGATCGTCGCGCCCTCGGCGGACCCGCGCGAATTGGTCTCCTACCTTGGGCGCCACCGGGTCCCGACGGTGTTCCTCGACCGCGTGATCGACGGAGTGATCGAAGGCGTGGCCGGCGGTGGGGTCGAGGCCCCGGCGGACGGCCCGCAGCGCTTCGACCAGGTCTGCGCCGAGAACACGGGGCCGACGGCCCGGCTGGTCACCCATCTCGCCGGACGCGGCCACCGGCGCATCGGCCTGGTGGCGGGCCTGCCCGGACTGAGCACCACCGCCGAACGGATCACCGGATACCGCCAGGGCCTCACCACCGCCCGTCTCCCCTACGACGACGACCTCGTCGTCCACGGCGACTCCGAGTCGGCCGGAGCCGAACGGGCCACAGCCACCCTGCTCTCCCTCGCCGCACCGCCCACCGCCCTCGTCACCGCCAACAACGCCATGACCATCGGCACCCTGCGCGCCCTGCGCGACCGCGGTCTGTCGGTACCGGACGACCTCGCCCTGTGCTGCTTCGACGACTTCGCCTGGGCCGACCTGTTCTCGCCCCGGCTCACCGCGATCGCCCAGCCCAGCAGGGAGATCGGCGCACAGGCGGTCCGTGTGCTCCTGGACCGCCTCGCCGCGCCGGACCGGCCCGCCCGGACCGTGCGCCTCGACTGCACGTTCGTCCACCGCACGTCATGCGGCTGCCCCGACTCCGGGGAGCGGGGGCAGCCCTCGCAGCCCTCGCAGCCCTCGCAGTTCTCTCAGCCTTCCCAGCCCTCGCAGCCCTCGCAGTTCGAGAAAGGAAACGTCTCGTGA
- a CDS encoding carbohydrate kinase family protein produces the protein MIVVAGEALIDLVPQGRGALASLTPALGGGPYNTAVALGRLGSPTAFCSRTSLDAFGEALLDGLREAGVDVSPVQRGTEPTTLAVATIDTNGSAAYSFYVDGTADRLFAAPASLPTDTRAVSFGTCSLVLEPGASAYEELLRTAAAQGVFTALDPNIRAGLIPDADAYRARFKSWLPSVSLLKLSEEDALWLGGTPREWLASGPSAVVVTHGGDGLTVFTRDGAALAVPGEKVDVVDTIGAGDTVNAALLHGLGTLDALSPAALAGLGVEDWTRLLRFAARAAAITCSRAGAQPPYASELGGL, from the coding sequence GTGATCGTCGTCGCCGGTGAGGCCCTGATCGACCTGGTACCGCAGGGCAGAGGCGCCCTCGCGAGCCTCACGCCGGCGCTCGGCGGCGGCCCCTACAACACCGCCGTGGCCCTCGGCCGGCTCGGCTCCCCCACTGCCTTCTGCTCCCGCACCTCGCTCGACGCCTTCGGCGAGGCCCTGCTCGACGGGCTGCGGGAGGCGGGGGTGGACGTGTCCCCCGTGCAGCGCGGTACGGAACCCACCACGCTCGCCGTCGCCACGATCGACACCAACGGCTCGGCCGCCTACTCCTTCTACGTCGACGGCACCGCCGACCGTCTGTTCGCCGCCCCCGCCTCACTCCCCACCGACACGCGCGCGGTGTCCTTCGGGACCTGCTCGCTGGTCCTTGAGCCGGGGGCGAGCGCATACGAGGAGCTGCTGCGGACCGCGGCCGCGCAGGGTGTGTTCACCGCGCTCGACCCGAACATCCGGGCCGGGCTGATCCCCGACGCGGACGCCTACCGGGCTCGGTTCAAGAGCTGGCTGCCGTCGGTGTCGCTGCTCAAACTCTCCGAGGAGGACGCGCTGTGGCTGGGCGGCACCCCGCGCGAGTGGCTGGCCTCGGGACCCTCGGCCGTCGTGGTCACCCATGGCGGTGACGGGCTGACCGTGTTCACCCGGGACGGGGCGGCGCTTGCCGTGCCGGGCGAGAAGGTCGACGTCGTGGACACCATCGGCGCCGGCGACACCGTGAACGCGGCCCTGCTGCACGGTCTGGGCACCCTCGACGCGCTGTCCCCGGCGGCGCTCGCGGGCCTGGGCGTCGAGGACTGGACCCGGCTGCTGCGATTCGCGGCACGCGCGGCCGCGATCACCTGCTCACGGGCGGGGGCGCAGCCGCCGTACGCGTCCGAACTGGGTGGACTGTAG
- the uvrA gene encoding excinuclease ABC subunit UvrA, translated as MADRLIVRGAREHNLKNVSLDLPRDSLIVFTGLSGSGKSSLAFDTIFAEGQRRYVESLSSYARQFLGQMDKPDVDFIEGLSPAVSIDQKSTSRNPRSTVGTITEVYDYLRLLFARIGKPHCPECGRPISRQSPQAIVDRVLELPEGSRFQVLSPLVRERKGEFVDLFADLQTKGYSRARVDGETIQLSNPPTLKKQEKHTIEVVIDRLTVKESAKRRLTDSVETALGLAGGMVVLDFVDLPEDDPERERMFSEHLYCTYDDLSFEELEPRSFSFNSPFGACPDCSGIGTRMEVDPELIVPDEDKSLDEGAIHPWSHGHTKDYFGRLIGALADALGFRTDIPFAGLPQRAKKALLYGHKTQIEVRYRNRYGRERVYTTPFEGAVPFVKRRHSESESDASRERFEGYMREVPCPTCEGTRLKPLVLAVTVMGKSIAEVSGMSISDCADFLGELKLSARDKKIAERVLKEVNERLKFLVDVGLDYLSLNRAAGTLSGGEAQRIRLATQIGSGLVGVLYVLDEPSIGLHQRDNHRLIETLVRLRDMGNTLIVVEHDEDTIKVADWIVDIGPGAGEHGGKVVHSGSLKELLANAESETGQYLSGKKAIPLPHIRRPLDPSRQLTVHGARENNLQDIDVSFPLGVFTAVTGVSGSGKSTLVNDILYTHLARELNGARSVPGRHTRVDGDDLVDKVVHVDQSPIGRTPRSNPATYTGVFDHVRKLFAETTEAKVRGYMPGRFSFNVKGGRCENCAGDGTIKIEMNFLPDVYVPCEVCHGARYNRETLEVHYKGKSIADVLNMPIEEATEFFEAVPAIARHLNTLKDVGLGYVRLGQAATTLSGGEAQRVKLASELQKRSTGRTVYVLDEPTTGLHFEDISKLLKVLSGLVDKGNTVIVIEHNLDVIKTADWVVDMGPEGGAGGGLVVAEGTPEEVAGVPASHTGKFLREILGADRISDGASVKAPRKAPARKTAAAKKTVAAESTPKKTATARTTTTKKAAPAKKATRARKA; from the coding sequence GTGGCCGACCGTCTCATCGTCCGTGGCGCGCGCGAGCACAACCTGAAGAACGTCTCGCTCGACCTGCCTCGCGACTCGCTCATCGTCTTCACGGGCCTGTCCGGGTCGGGCAAGTCCTCCCTGGCCTTCGACACCATCTTCGCCGAGGGCCAGCGTCGCTACGTGGAGTCGCTCTCCTCGTACGCCCGCCAGTTCCTCGGCCAGATGGACAAGCCCGACGTCGACTTCATCGAGGGCCTCTCGCCCGCGGTCTCCATCGACCAGAAGTCGACCTCGCGCAACCCGCGCTCGACGGTCGGCACCATCACCGAGGTCTACGACTACCTGCGCCTGCTCTTCGCGCGCATCGGCAAGCCGCACTGTCCCGAGTGCGGCCGCCCGATCTCGCGCCAGTCGCCGCAGGCCATCGTCGACCGGGTCCTGGAGCTGCCGGAGGGGAGCCGCTTCCAGGTGCTCTCGCCGCTGGTGCGGGAGCGCAAGGGAGAGTTCGTCGATCTCTTCGCCGATCTCCAGACCAAGGGTTACAGCCGTGCGCGCGTGGACGGCGAGACCATTCAGCTCTCCAACCCGCCCACGCTGAAGAAGCAGGAGAAGCACACCATCGAGGTGGTCATCGACCGCCTCACGGTGAAGGAGTCCGCCAAGCGCCGTCTCACCGACTCGGTGGAGACCGCCCTCGGCCTCGCCGGCGGCATGGTCGTGCTCGACTTCGTCGACCTCCCCGAGGACGACCCCGAGCGCGAGCGCATGTTCTCGGAGCACCTGTACTGCACCTACGACGACCTGTCCTTCGAGGAGCTGGAGCCCCGTTCCTTCTCCTTCAACTCGCCCTTCGGCGCCTGCCCCGACTGCTCCGGCATCGGCACGCGCATGGAGGTCGACCCGGAGCTGATCGTCCCCGACGAGGACAAGTCCCTCGACGAGGGCGCCATCCACCCCTGGTCGCACGGCCACACCAAGGACTACTTCGGCCGTCTGATCGGCGCTCTCGCGGACGCGCTGGGCTTCCGGACGGACATCCCCTTCGCCGGGCTGCCCCAGCGCGCCAAGAAGGCCCTGCTCTACGGTCACAAGACGCAGATCGAGGTCCGCTACCGCAACCGGTACGGCCGCGAGCGGGTCTACACGACCCCCTTCGAAGGTGCCGTTCCCTTCGTCAAGCGCCGGCACAGCGAGTCCGAGAGCGACGCCAGCCGCGAGCGCTTCGAGGGCTACATGCGCGAGGTGCCCTGCCCCACCTGTGAGGGCACCCGCCTCAAGCCGCTCGTCCTCGCGGTCACCGTCATGGGGAAGTCGATCGCCGAGGTCTCCGGCATGTCCATCAGCGACTGCGCGGACTTCCTGGGTGAGCTGAAGCTCAGCGCCCGTGACAAGAAGATCGCCGAGCGGGTCCTCAAGGAGGTCAACGAGCGGCTGAAGTTCCTGGTCGACGTCGGCCTGGACTACCTCTCGCTGAACCGCGCGGCCGGCACCCTCTCCGGCGGCGAGGCCCAGCGCATCCGTCTGGCCACCCAGATCGGCTCCGGACTCGTCGGCGTCCTGTACGTCCTCGACGAGCCGTCCATCGGCCTGCACCAGCGCGACAACCACCGGCTGATCGAGACCCTGGTCCGGCTGCGCGACATGGGCAACACGCTCATCGTCGTCGAGCACGACGAGGACACCATCAAGGTCGCCGACTGGATCGTCGACATCGGCCCCGGCGCGGGTGAGCACGGCGGCAAGGTCGTGCACAGCGGCTCCCTGAAGGAGCTGCTCGCCAACGCCGAGTCGGAGACCGGCCAGTACCTGTCGGGCAAGAAGGCCATCCCGCTGCCCCACATCCGCCGCCCCCTCGACCCGTCCCGGCAGCTCACGGTGCACGGAGCCCGCGAGAACAACCTCCAGGACATCGATGTGTCCTTCCCGCTGGGCGTGTTCACCGCGGTCACCGGTGTCTCCGGCTCCGGCAAGTCGACCCTGGTCAACGACATCCTGTACACGCACCTGGCGCGCGAGCTCAACGGCGCGCGGAGCGTCCCGGGCCGGCACACGCGCGTGGACGGTGACGACCTCGTCGACAAGGTCGTGCACGTCGACCAGTCGCCCATCGGCCGCACCCCGCGGTCCAACCCGGCGACGTACACCGGCGTCTTCGACCACGTCCGCAAGCTGTTCGCCGAGACCACCGAGGCGAAGGTCCGCGGCTACATGCCCGGCCGCTTCTCCTTCAACGTCAAGGGCGGCCGCTGCGAGAACTGTGCGGGCGACGGCACTATCAAGATCGAGATGAACTTCCTCCCGGACGTCTACGTCCCGTGCGAGGTCTGCCACGGCGCCCGCTACAACCGGGAGACCCTGGAGGTCCACTACAAGGGCAAGTCCATCGCCGACGTCCTGAACATGCCGATCGAGGAGGCGACGGAGTTCTTCGAGGCCGTCCCCGCGATCGCCCGCCACCTCAACACCCTCAAGGACGTCGGTCTCGGTTACGTCCGTCTCGGCCAGGCCGCGACCACCCTGTCCGGTGGCGAGGCCCAGCGCGTGAAGCTCGCCAGCGAGCTCCAGAAGCGGTCCACCGGCCGTACGGTCTACGTCCTGGACGAGCCGACCACCGGTCTGCACTTCGAGGACATCAGCAAGCTGCTGAAGGTCCTGTCCGGGCTGGTCGACAAGGGCAACACCGTCATCGTCATCGAGCACAACCTCGATGTGATCAAGACGGCCGACTGGGTCGTCGACATGGGCCCCGAGGGCGGCGCGGGCGGCGGACTCGTCGTCGCCGAGGGCACCCCGGAGGAGGTCGCCGGAGTCCCGGCCAGCCACACCGGCAAGTTCCTCAGGGAGATCCTCGGCGCCGACCGGATCAGCGACGGAGCCTCCGTGAAGGCCCCGCGCAAGGCACCGGCCAGGAAGACGGCCGCGGCGAAGAAGACGGTCGCCGCCGAGTCGACGCCGAAGAAGACGGCGACGGCCAGGACGACGACAACCAAGAAGGCCGCGCCCGCCAAGAAGGCCACCCGGGCCCGCAAGGCCTGA
- a CDS encoding nitrate- and nitrite sensing domain-containing protein, which yields MRRSPLGRSSGVPHRVPLLARLRVGRKLMLLVLLPVTGLLAFTAFSSVAQWREARTLRDFHTGTGVSFATAEVTDAVAGERLAAVKARLRPGQDTPAERTEAERATDRALERAVTRAASWSGSDIAGDLGALGRQLHSLRVQITTGSLTAPDIAEQYGGVEDTLLHDVTALEAGRPTRASGRAADAHIALLRAIEAADREQAEVAALLAGPAGRPTGAGRWPALETAQLDAFRENTSAELRTQLYVIQFRDPGRAVRRIRDLLATARPETAAWPSYERWLADSGARIDALRGIQDRAALELDATAGHDRRDAEVRVVRDLTASLAVLALVTFLALALSRSITRPLGQVAAGARALSYGDLSYDIRYAGRDELGDVADTFRELRVTTERLAAEIRAMNTAIDHNRLEHRADEASFEGTWSQLLGGMNGTMASFAAAHGRREEAEQELASIFNLSLDLLCISGTDGYFKRVNPAFERTLGHPRETILSMPFIEFVHEEDRDTTRAALARLADGVEVAEFENRYLRADGTECWLQWSARPVLEQGLIYATARDVTESRRTAREQAALRRVATLVAHGAPPSEVFARVAEEVGDLLDTTAAVLRQEPDGRQTVLGTVLGIPEELEQATRKERSEAGYEAIDAVTRTRRAAHVGHAVGAPIVVDDRLWGFVVAASPLEMLPVGTESRLADFTELVATAIANADSRDQLTASRARVVAAADASRRRIERDLHDGVQQRLVALQLDLRLAESLVTDQSSELAEQLAHVGKGLDDAFQDLLQVARGVHPAILSKGGLGPALRSLARRSAVPVELDLKLPAARLPEQLEVAAYYVTSECLTNAAKHAHARVVEVSAEIRDGVLELAIRDDGVGGAEPGRGSGLIGLIDRVEAIGGKLAVSSPPGEGTTMDVRLPLGEPSPDR from the coding sequence ATGCGCCGCTCACCGCTCGGACGAAGCTCCGGGGTCCCGCACCGCGTCCCGCTGCTCGCCCGGCTGCGCGTCGGCCGGAAGCTGATGCTGCTGGTCCTGCTGCCGGTGACCGGGCTGCTCGCCTTCACCGCCTTCAGCTCCGTGGCCCAGTGGCGGGAAGCGCGGACCCTGCGCGACTTCCACACCGGCACCGGGGTGTCGTTCGCGACGGCCGAGGTCACCGACGCCGTCGCAGGCGAGCGGCTCGCCGCCGTCAAGGCCCGGCTGCGCCCCGGCCAGGACACGCCGGCGGAACGGACGGAGGCCGAACGCGCCACCGACCGGGCCCTGGAGCGCGCCGTGACCCGCGCCGCCTCGTGGTCCGGATCCGACATCGCCGGCGACCTCGGCGCCCTCGGCCGTCAACTGCACTCCCTGCGCGTCCAGATCACCACCGGCTCGCTCACCGCCCCCGACATCGCCGAGCAGTACGGCGGCGTCGAGGACACCCTGCTCCACGACGTCACCGCGCTCGAAGCCGGCCGCCCCACCCGGGCCTCGGGCCGCGCCGCCGACGCCCACATCGCGCTCCTGCGAGCCATCGAGGCCGCCGACCGAGAACAGGCGGAGGTCGCCGCCCTGCTCGCCGGGCCCGCAGGCCGGCCCACCGGCGCCGGACGCTGGCCCGCGCTCGAGACGGCCCAGCTGGACGCCTTCCGGGAGAACACCTCGGCCGAACTGCGGACCCAGCTGTACGTCATCCAGTTCCGGGACCCCGGCCGAGCCGTCCGCAGGATCCGCGACCTGCTCGCCACCGCCCGCCCGGAGACCGCCGCCTGGCCCTCGTACGAGCGCTGGCTCGCCGACTCCGGGGCCCGCATCGACGCGCTGCGCGGCATCCAGGACCGGGCCGCCCTCGAACTCGACGCCACGGCCGGCCACGACCGCCGCGACGCGGAGGTCCGCGTGGTGCGCGACCTCACCGCCTCCCTGGCCGTGCTCGCCCTCGTCACCTTCCTCGCGCTCGCCCTCAGCCGGTCGATCACCCGGCCCCTCGGCCAGGTCGCCGCGGGCGCCCGGGCACTGTCGTACGGCGATCTCTCGTACGACATCCGGTACGCGGGCCGCGACGAACTGGGCGATGTCGCCGACACCTTCCGCGAACTGCGCGTGACCACCGAGCGGCTGGCAGCCGAGATCCGCGCCATGAACACGGCGATCGACCACAACCGCCTCGAACACCGCGCCGACGAAGCCTCCTTCGAGGGCACGTGGAGCCAGCTGCTGGGCGGCATGAACGGCACCATGGCCTCCTTCGCGGCGGCGCACGGGCGGCGCGAGGAGGCCGAGCAGGAACTGGCGAGCATCTTCAACCTCTCTCTGGACCTGCTCTGCATCAGCGGGACCGACGGCTACTTCAAGCGGGTCAACCCGGCCTTCGAGCGCACTCTGGGCCACCCGCGCGAGACGATCCTGTCGATGCCGTTCATCGAGTTCGTGCACGAGGAGGACCGGGACACCACCCGTGCGGCCCTCGCACGGCTGGCCGACGGCGTCGAGGTGGCCGAGTTCGAGAACCGCTACCTGCGCGCGGACGGCACCGAGTGCTGGCTGCAGTGGAGCGCCCGGCCGGTCCTGGAACAAGGACTCATCTACGCCACCGCACGCGACGTCACCGAGAGCCGCCGCACCGCCCGGGAACAGGCCGCCCTGCGCCGGGTCGCCACCCTGGTGGCACACGGCGCCCCGCCGTCCGAGGTGTTCGCGAGGGTGGCCGAGGAGGTGGGGGACCTGCTGGACACCACCGCGGCCGTCCTGCGGCAGGAGCCCGACGGCAGGCAGACCGTCCTCGGGACGGTGCTCGGCATCCCGGAAGAACTCGAACAGGCCACGCGCAAGGAGCGCAGCGAGGCGGGGTACGAGGCGATCGACGCGGTCACCCGGACCCGGCGCGCCGCCCACGTGGGACACGCCGTGGGCGCGCCCATCGTCGTCGACGACCGGCTGTGGGGCTTCGTCGTCGCGGCCTCTCCCCTGGAGATGCTGCCGGTGGGCACCGAGTCGCGGCTGGCCGACTTCACCGAACTCGTCGCCACCGCCATCGCCAACGCCGACAGCCGTGACCAGCTGACCGCCTCACGCGCGCGCGTGGTGGCCGCGGCGGACGCCTCCCGGCGGCGCATCGAGCGCGATCTGCACGACGGTGTCCAGCAGCGGCTCGTCGCCCTCCAGCTGGATCTGCGGCTCGCCGAGAGCCTGGTGACCGACCAGTCCTCGGAACTCGCCGAACAGCTGGCACATGTCGGCAAGGGCCTCGACGACGCCTTCCAGGACCTGCTCCAGGTGGCCCGGGGCGTCCACCCGGCCATCCTCTCCAAAGGCGGCCTGGGACCCGCCCTGCGCTCCCTGGCCCGCCGCTCCGCCGTCCCCGTCGAGCTCGACCTGAAGCTGCCCGCGGCCCGACTGCCGGAACAACTGGAGGTGGCCGCCTACTACGTGACCTCCGAATGCCTCACCAACGCGGCGAAGCACGCGCACGCGCGCGTGGTGGAGGTCTCGGCGGAGATCCGGGACGGAGTTCTGGAGCTGGCCATCCGCGACGACGGCGTCGGCGGCGCCGAGCCGGGACGCGGTTCCGGGCTGATCGGTCTCATCGACCGGGTCGAGGCGATCGGCGGCAAGCTGGCGGTCAGCAGCCCGCCCGGCGAGGGCACCACCATGGACGTGCGGCTGCCCCTGGGCGAGCCCTCGCCGGACCGGTGA
- a CDS encoding ABC transporter substrate-binding protein, translating to MKAPLGDVGRGRGRRALASGLVAAALLLAACGGGGGGGDRGERVRTDTTCDGRIEGTTQVTVWFHAGPSAEYNTLRRQVRDFNKAQREVRVEAVTLPEQRPYNELVLSAAASGDLPDLLDFDGPRLYSYAWSGKIKPIDSCLPDGLRKDLLPSIRQQGTYAGRLYGLGTFDSGLGLYVRPSVLKKAHLRIPQGAEDAWTVREFRDILRTLRKAGYRYPLDMGLVDAKPGEEWNTYGFAPAVWSAGGDLIDPRTFRTADGFLNGPEAVEALTTLQNWVEEGLVEPGRSEHAFAQERSVISWTGHWWYPDYTRKFPGDLAIVPLPDFGEGTVTGMGSWQWGVTSGGADGDAVWRFLAYLLKPDQIHRMSVANGAIPATHSAVKLSPEYAEGGAEHLFIEQLTDGVARPRPRTPAYPAITEAFSRAFPKIMIDRAPVKATLDEAVEAIDKDLAAHDGYPKGGS from the coding sequence ATGAAAGCGCCGCTCGGAGACGTCGGAAGAGGCCGTGGGCGTCGCGCCCTGGCCTCGGGGCTGGTGGCAGCCGCGCTGCTGCTCGCCGCGTGCGGTGGCGGGGGAGGCGGCGGCGACAGGGGCGAGCGGGTCCGCACCGACACCACCTGTGACGGCAGGATCGAGGGCACCACGCAGGTCACCGTGTGGTTCCACGCGGGGCCGAGCGCCGAGTACAACACACTGCGCCGCCAGGTCCGGGACTTCAACAAGGCGCAGCGGGAGGTACGGGTCGAGGCCGTCACACTGCCCGAGCAGCGGCCGTACAACGAACTGGTGCTCTCCGCCGCGGCCAGCGGCGACCTGCCGGACCTGCTCGACTTCGACGGACCCCGGCTCTACAGCTACGCCTGGTCGGGCAAGATCAAGCCGATCGACTCCTGTCTGCCCGACGGCCTGCGGAAGGACCTGCTGCCCTCGATCCGCCAACAGGGCACCTACGCGGGGAGGTTGTACGGGCTCGGCACCTTCGACTCCGGGCTCGGGCTCTATGTGCGGCCCTCAGTGCTGAAGAAGGCCCATCTCAGGATTCCCCAGGGCGCCGAGGACGCCTGGACCGTCCGCGAGTTCAGGGACATCCTGCGCACCCTGCGCAAGGCGGGGTACCGGTATCCGCTCGACATGGGCCTCGTCGACGCGAAACCCGGCGAGGAGTGGAACACCTACGGCTTCGCGCCCGCGGTGTGGTCGGCGGGAGGGGATCTCATCGACCCCAGGACGTTCCGGACCGCCGACGGCTTCCTGAACGGACCCGAGGCGGTCGAGGCGCTCACCACCTTGCAGAACTGGGTGGAGGAGGGGCTCGTCGAGCCCGGCAGGAGCGAACACGCCTTCGCCCAGGAGCGCAGTGTCATCTCCTGGACAGGCCACTGGTGGTACCCGGACTACACCAGGAAGTTCCCCGGTGACCTGGCGATCGTGCCGCTGCCCGACTTCGGCGAGGGCACCGTCACCGGGATGGGCTCCTGGCAGTGGGGCGTGACCTCGGGCGGGGCCGACGGCGACGCCGTATGGCGCTTCCTCGCCTATCTGCTGAAGCCGGACCAGATCCACCGCATGAGCGTGGCCAACGGCGCGATCCCGGCCACGCACAGCGCGGTGAAGCTCTCGCCGGAGTACGCCGAGGGCGGCGCCGAGCACCTGTTCATCGAGCAGTTGACGGACGGCGTGGCCCGGCCGAGGCCGCGCACCCCCGCCTACCCGGCGATCACCGAGGCGTTCTCCCGGGCCTTCCCGAAGATCATGATCGACAGGGCCCCGGTGAAGGCCACGCTCGACGAGGCGGTCGAGGCCATCGACAAGGACCTCGCCGCCCATGACGGTTACCCGAAGGGCGGATCGTGA
- a CDS encoding response regulator produces the protein MSMRCLLVDDSIRFLEAARSLLERDGIPVVGVALSGTEALARAAELSPDVVLVDLDLDGESGFDVAVELARSVSCVIILISTHALDDFEELVAGSPARGFLPKSALSARAIRELLGGDGEAPPA, from the coding sequence ATGTCCATGCGCTGTCTTCTCGTCGATGACAGCATCCGGTTCCTGGAGGCCGCGCGAAGTCTGCTGGAACGCGACGGTATACCTGTCGTCGGCGTCGCACTGTCGGGTACCGAGGCTCTCGCACGGGCCGCGGAGCTGAGCCCGGACGTCGTCCTGGTCGATCTCGACCTCGACGGCGAGAGCGGGTTCGACGTGGCGGTGGAGCTGGCCCGCAGTGTCTCCTGCGTCATCATCCTGATCTCCACGCACGCGCTGGACGACTTCGAGGAGCTGGTCGCCGGCAGCCCGGCGCGCGGCTTTCTGCCCAAGTCGGCGCTGTCGGCGCGGGCGATCAGGGAGTTGCTGGGCGGCGACGGGGAGGCCCCGCCCGCCTGA